A genomic segment from Vicinamibacteria bacterium encodes:
- a CDS encoding DegT/DnrJ/EryC1/StrS family aminotransferase, whose protein sequence is MDELLVPFNDLRLAEPALGRDVARAIDRVVASSWFILGPEVEAFEREYAEAFGFPHAVGVASGTDAISLALAALGVGRGDEVVTSPLTAAFTALAISRLGAFPVLADVEDDTLTLSPGSVEAVITRRTKALVPVHLYGNACDMDGLMAVAERNGLAVVEDACQAHGARYRGKPLGGIGHAGAFSFYPTKNLGGFGDGGLVVSSDPAVAEKVRRLRNGGQSSRYVHEEVGLNSRLDELQAAVLRAKLPHLEAWNEKRRALAARYDDELSRIAVPARPECLPARHLYVVRVQGREQLIDRLRAERIQALVHYPVPVHLQPAYRHLGQGPGACPIAESASVAVLSLPLYPNLEKRQIDHVIASVSGF, encoded by the coding sequence TTGGACGAGCTCCTTGTTCCCTTCAACGATCTAAGGCTCGCCGAGCCCGCCCTCGGCCGCGACGTTGCTCGCGCCATCGACCGAGTGGTGGCCTCGTCCTGGTTCATCCTCGGACCGGAGGTCGAGGCATTCGAGCGCGAGTATGCCGAGGCTTTCGGGTTTCCCCACGCCGTGGGCGTGGCCTCGGGCACGGACGCGATCTCCTTGGCGCTCGCGGCGCTCGGAGTGGGGCGCGGCGACGAGGTCGTGACGAGCCCGCTCACCGCGGCCTTCACCGCTCTCGCGATCAGCAGGCTGGGAGCCTTTCCCGTACTCGCCGACGTGGAGGACGACACCCTGACCCTTTCGCCTGGGAGCGTCGAGGCGGTGATCACGAGACGAACGAAAGCCTTGGTCCCGGTGCACCTGTATGGGAACGCCTGCGACATGGATGGCCTGATGGCCGTGGCGGAGAGAAACGGACTCGCCGTCGTTGAGGACGCTTGCCAGGCGCACGGCGCACGGTACCGTGGTAAGCCGCTCGGTGGCATCGGACACGCGGGAGCGTTCAGCTTCTACCCGACGAAGAACCTCGGCGGATTCGGGGACGGAGGTCTCGTGGTCTCGTCCGACCCCGCGGTGGCCGAAAAGGTCCGACGTTTGCGGAACGGAGGGCAGTCGAGCCGCTATGTCCACGAGGAGGTAGGGCTCAACAGCCGCCTCGACGAGCTGCAGGCGGCGGTTCTGAGGGCGAAGCTCCCCCACCTGGAGGCCTGGAACGAGAAGCGCCGAGCGCTCGCCGCCCGATACGACGACGAGCTCTCCCGAATCGCGGTGCCCGCCCGACCCGAGTGTCTGCCGGCACGCCATCTCTACGTCGTACGGGTCCAAGGGCGGGAACAGCTGATCGACCGCTTGAGAGCCGAACGCATCCAAGCCCTGGTGCACTACCCGGTGCCCGTTCACCTTCAGCCGGCCTACCGACATCTCGGCCAGGGTCCGGGAGCTTGCCCCATCGCTGAATCCGCCTCGGTGGCGGTCCTCTCGCTCCCGCTCTATCCCAACCTCGAGAAGCGCCAAATCGATCATGTCATCGCGTCGGTATCGGGTTTTTGA
- a CDS encoding cysteine synthase family protein — translation MNEDRKAASGVLGAIGKTPLVRLDRVLKADSAEIWVKLEGANPTGSMKDRMALSMVEGAERRGEIQPGGTVVDYTGGSTGSSLALVCAAKGLRAHFVSSDAFAEEKLQTMRALGATVEIIPSEARKVTPALIQKCLARVRELANEPHTFCTDQFNNPDNRAGYHAMASEILEALQGQLDAFVMAVGTGGCFSGNAEVLKGQVKGVRCVALEPATSKALSRSGSLGGHRLEGMGAGFIPSIMRMDLVDQVVSVSDADAYETARNAAKSEGLFCGITSGANIWAASRLARELGPGRRVVTVAVDSGLKYLQGDLFIRR, via the coding sequence ATGAACGAAGACAGAAAAGCGGCGTCCGGTGTTCTCGGTGCAATTGGCAAAACACCGCTCGTCCGGCTCGATCGGGTGCTGAAGGCCGACTCGGCGGAGATCTGGGTCAAGTTGGAAGGGGCCAATCCAACAGGGAGCATGAAGGATCGGATGGCACTTTCGATGGTGGAAGGCGCCGAGCGCCGCGGCGAGATTCAGCCCGGGGGGACCGTCGTCGATTACACCGGCGGAAGCACGGGGAGCTCACTCGCACTGGTCTGCGCGGCCAAGGGCCTTCGTGCACATTTCGTATCCTCGGATGCTTTTGCCGAGGAGAAGCTTCAAACGATGCGCGCGCTCGGCGCTACCGTCGAGATCATACCGAGCGAGGCGAGGAAGGTGACGCCCGCTCTGATTCAGAAATGTCTCGCCCGGGTGCGCGAGTTGGCGAACGAGCCACACACGTTCTGTACGGATCAGTTCAATAACCCGGACAACCGGGCGGGCTATCACGCCATGGCCAGTGAGATCCTCGAAGCCCTTCAGGGGCAGCTCGATGCTTTCGTGATGGCAGTCGGTACCGGAGGCTGTTTTTCCGGGAATGCGGAGGTGCTCAAGGGGCAAGTGAAAGGTGTCCGTTGCGTCGCGCTGGAGCCCGCAACCTCGAAGGCTCTCTCGAGAAGTGGGTCTTTGGGTGGACACCGGCTCGAAGGAATGGGAGCGGGGTTCATACCGTCGATCATGAGGATGGATCTGGTCGATCAGGTCGTGTCGGTCTCGGATGCCGATGCCTACGAAACGGCGCGCAACGCGGCCAAGAGCGAAGGGCTCTTCTGCGGGATCACCTCGGGGGCGAACATCTGGGCGGCCTCGCGCCTGGCCAGGGAGCTTGGGCCCGGCCGCCGCGTCGTAACCGTGGCCGTCGACTCGGGCTTGAAGTACCTGCAGGGCGACCTCTTCATCAGAAGGTAG
- a CDS encoding STT3 domain-containing protein: MRSLTWDDAIRGDRVYFHGTDGWYHMRRIVHAVENDLRLTDFPKPDPYLNYPDGGEGYWGPLFDLSIAAGLRVFGVAERTEQESIAAVIPAYLGALCSVGVFLAGWSAFGWGTGLAAAVLLAILPGHITYSQLGHLDHHVLESLLFVLLLAAFVGLLRAPSRTLVVASSALTLGLFLTTPITSIVHVMVLTAYAIVEVRSRGASARYLSVSLVFAAILLLPVCLYWIATPTGGLRTWGGLPRWLLFERLSLLQPLVLLLAAVATSIAERMSVRLASAGTVLVAILLWPLLAGLGVLLRQSPDVAFTSEMQSILHVPGQAGVSVWPGIDLFGLFFPLVGLIAAYRLWREPLHRGIWAATLVGFGLALVQVRFIYTFSVFMVLLLARLPTVLPRHRWLGAVAVAASLFPCINWMDALAHRKHYRTITPAMYDALLWLRETTPPGTDTSVLASWDLGHAIVYLAERPVVADPFNHGFEPMARYFTSVDPDEARALLEEKRVAYVIPMNLGHPYLRDMFLAYARRPAGYSVSRDALGRGPLDLERMYESPDGSVLILKAPASQSSARHPRREDAKTRATF, encoded by the coding sequence GTGCGCTCGCTGACATGGGACGACGCCATCCGCGGCGACCGCGTCTACTTCCACGGAACCGACGGCTGGTATCATATGAGGCGCATCGTTCACGCCGTCGAGAACGATCTCCGCCTCACCGACTTCCCCAAGCCGGATCCCTACTTGAATTACCCCGACGGCGGCGAGGGTTACTGGGGTCCCCTGTTCGATCTCTCGATCGCGGCGGGTCTGCGCGTTTTCGGCGTCGCGGAGCGAACCGAGCAGGAGTCCATCGCCGCCGTCATCCCCGCCTATCTGGGCGCCCTTTGCTCGGTCGGGGTGTTCCTGGCCGGGTGGTCCGCCTTCGGCTGGGGTACCGGCCTCGCCGCCGCCGTCCTTCTCGCTATTTTGCCAGGGCACATCACCTACTCTCAGCTCGGGCACCTCGACCACCACGTCCTAGAGTCTCTTCTGTTCGTCCTTCTCCTCGCAGCGTTCGTGGGTCTGCTTCGCGCGCCCAGCCGGACCCTCGTGGTCGCAAGCTCCGCGCTGACGCTCGGTCTTTTCTTGACCACGCCCATCACGTCCATCGTCCACGTGATGGTCTTGACCGCCTATGCCATCGTGGAGGTTCGCTCGCGGGGCGCTTCCGCGCGGTATCTCTCGGTCTCGCTCGTTTTCGCGGCCATTCTCCTCCTTCCCGTCTGCCTCTATTGGATCGCGACGCCAACTGGTGGCCTGCGCACCTGGGGAGGCCTGCCCCGTTGGCTTCTCTTCGAGCGTCTTTCACTCCTCCAACCCTTGGTGCTCCTGCTGGCTGCGGTGGCGACCTCGATCGCCGAACGAATGTCGGTTCGGCTCGCTTCGGCCGGCACAGTTCTCGTGGCGATACTGCTCTGGCCTCTTCTGGCGGGCCTCGGCGTCCTCCTGAGGCAAAGCCCCGACGTCGCCTTTACCTCGGAAATGCAGTCGATTCTTCACGTTCCCGGACAAGCGGGGGTCAGCGTCTGGCCGGGGATCGACCTGTTCGGGCTCTTTTTCCCCCTTGTCGGCCTCATCGCTGCCTACCGCCTGTGGCGAGAGCCCCTGCACCGAGGCATCTGGGCGGCGACGCTGGTTGGCTTCGGCCTCGCGCTGGTCCAGGTTCGTTTCATCTACACGTTCTCGGTTTTCATGGTCCTTCTTCTCGCGCGCCTGCCAACAGTGTTACCGCGCCACCGTTGGCTCGGGGCCGTCGCGGTGGCGGCAAGCCTCTTCCCTTGCATCAACTGGATGGACGCCCTCGCACATCGAAAACACTACCGCACGATCACACCGGCCATGTACGACGCCTTGCTCTGGTTGCGCGAGACGACGCCCCCTGGAACCGACACCTCGGTGCTGGCCTCCTGGGATCTGGGGCACGCGATCGTCTACCTCGCGGAACGGCCCGTGGTCGCCGATCCATTCAACCACGGTTTCGAGCCCATGGCCCGGTACTTCACGTCGGTCGATCCCGACGAGGCGCGGGCGCTCTTGGAAGAAAAACGCGTCGCCTATGTGATACCAATGAACCTCGGACACCCTTATCTTCGCGACATGTTTCTCGCCTACGCGCGGCGGCCGGCGGGGTACTCCGTTTCTCGAGACGCGCTGGGACGGGGTCCCCTCGACCTAGAGCGGATGTACGAGTCGCCGGACGGCTCGGTGCTGATCTTGAAAGCCCCGGCCTCGCAGTCGAGCGCGCGCCACCCCCGGCGCGAAGACGCAAAGACTCGCGCTACCTTCTGA
- a CDS encoding sulfatase yields MSPRRLARVLSTAGLIASLIGGASCTRPEETAAPPNVLLVTIETLRADHVSSYGYSRLTTPNLDRLASEGARFMTVIAQAPFTLPSIASLLTGRTPPTHGVRNHPATLSPDIETVAERFRHAGYETAAMTRHTWLRNRSGLDQGFEHYFNNKFQAGLDARSLSLAAVDWLTRRNPHKPFFLWLHFLDPHLPYTPSYPYSVIFGGSRDHEPQVKHLRSLVGVDREDFRPTPYADLAGGPYYDLVLPAYPDNEVLLDLAFWRRSRGSIFFGKKRYSRETVQEIMNLYDGAILYTDDNLGRILEALSELGLEKTTLVAVTSDHGEAFGEHGVYFTHDFTLYDEVLRVPLVIRYPGIVPADLLVPQQVRLMDVAPTLLELAGVAPLEAIEAKSLVPLLSGGSLPFLEAFAESAPLRPQFPEQDRVYFPGNRGKWRMVRTERWKLIRIPHPEGDRYEFYDLERDPSETNNLFQDLPGEAGRLAPSLDAWMAVDALRNSEAHGEKVEELDPASLDQLRALGYLEAERPAKR; encoded by the coding sequence ATGTCACCGCGGCGGCTGGCCAGAGTCCTGAGCACCGCCGGTCTCATTGCATCCCTCATCGGGGGAGCGTCTTGCACCAGGCCAGAGGAGACCGCCGCCCCTCCCAACGTTCTCCTCGTTACCATCGAGACGCTCCGCGCGGATCACGTCAGCTCCTACGGTTACTCGCGGCTCACCACTCCCAACTTGGACCGACTCGCATCCGAAGGTGCTCGGTTCATGACCGTCATCGCCCAAGCGCCGTTTACGCTTCCTTCCATCGCGTCGCTCCTGACGGGCCGTACTCCGCCGACTCATGGCGTGCGCAATCACCCCGCCACACTTTCGCCAGATATCGAGACGGTCGCCGAGCGGTTTCGGCATGCCGGATACGAAACAGCCGCCATGACGCGGCATACCTGGCTCCGGAATCGCTCGGGCCTCGACCAGGGCTTCGAGCACTACTTCAACAACAAGTTTCAGGCCGGTCTCGATGCCCGAAGCCTCTCGCTCGCCGCCGTGGACTGGCTGACGAGACGCAACCCCCATAAGCCGTTTTTCCTCTGGCTGCACTTCCTCGACCCTCATCTGCCCTATACGCCGAGCTACCCGTATTCGGTGATCTTTGGAGGCTCCCGAGATCACGAGCCCCAAGTGAAGCATCTTCGCTCCCTGGTCGGAGTCGACCGGGAGGACTTTCGGCCGACGCCCTACGCGGATCTCGCCGGCGGGCCGTACTACGACCTGGTCCTCCCGGCGTACCCCGACAACGAGGTCTTGCTCGACCTTGCGTTCTGGAGGCGTTCGCGCGGCAGCATTTTCTTTGGCAAAAAGAGATATTCCCGGGAGACGGTCCAGGAGATCATGAACCTGTACGACGGGGCCATCCTATACACCGACGACAACCTCGGACGAATCCTCGAGGCTCTCTCGGAGCTCGGCCTCGAGAAGACGACCCTCGTCGCGGTAACGTCCGATCACGGCGAGGCCTTCGGGGAGCACGGTGTGTATTTCACCCATGATTTCACCCTGTACGACGAAGTTCTCCGCGTCCCGCTCGTCATCCGATATCCGGGTATCGTTCCCGCCGATTTGCTGGTCCCGCAGCAAGTGCGCCTGATGGATGTCGCTCCCACGCTGCTCGAGCTCGCGGGAGTCGCACCCTTGGAGGCGATCGAGGCAAAGAGCCTCGTCCCGCTGCTCTCGGGCGGCAGCCTTCCGTTCCTCGAGGCCTTCGCCGAGAGTGCGCCCCTACGTCCGCAATTCCCCGAGCAGGACCGGGTGTACTTTCCTGGTAACCGCGGCAAGTGGCGCATGGTCCGCACCGAGCGCTGGAAACTCATCCGCATTCCGCACCCCGAGGGCGACCGGTACGAGTTCTACGATCTGGAGCGCGACCCCTCGGAGACGAACAACCTTTTCCAGGACCTTCCCGGAGAGGCTGGCCGCCTCGCACCTTCCCTGGATGCCTGGATGGCAGTCGACGCCCTGAGGAACTCGGAAGCGCACGGGGAAAAAGTAGAAGAGCTCGACCCGGCCTCGCTGGACCAGCTGCGGGCCCTCGGGTACCTGGAGGCGGAACGCCCTGCTAAACGCTGA
- a CDS encoding helix-turn-helix transcriptional regulator codes for MTHELKLPLTPLSYQILVALADGPRHGYGIIKEIENTTGEPLKSSTGTLYLAIERLQQEGLIEEAPTEHSRRRYYRLTTVGREVAVAETRRLATLVGVACGKKLVGSRQLEGLFRREKG; via the coding sequence ATGACCCACGAGCTGAAGCTCCCTCTCACACCGCTTTCCTATCAGATCCTCGTCGCACTCGCCGATGGTCCCCGGCACGGCTACGGGATCATCAAGGAGATCGAGAACACGACGGGAGAGCCTCTGAAGTCGAGCACCGGGACCCTATACCTCGCTATCGAGCGGCTCCAGCAGGAAGGGTTGATCGAGGAGGCGCCGACGGAGCACTCCCGCCGCCGGTACTACCGCCTGACCACTGTCGGGCGCGAGGTCGCGGTCGCCGAGACGAGGCGGCTCGCGACTCTCGTTGGTGTGGCCTGTGGAAAGAAGCTCGTAGGATCGCGCCAGCTCGAAGGTCTCTTCAGGCGGGAAAAAGGGTGA